Proteins found in one Nostoc sp. NIES-3756 genomic segment:
- a CDS encoding tetratricopeptide repeat protein: MYKRISFVLGVLLWGCVTAIPSVAQAQILVVQANNAELKRLLEDGKRLVDAGDYNGAIAVYQQAAALEPKNPKIYSGIGYLYAQQGNFPAALAAYRRAIAINPNNSDFFYAVGYIKGNMSDTKGAREAYRRAIQLNRNNVNAYIGLGVTQSRMGDFKAANWAFEQAIKIDRNNAQTYEFMAAMYKQRRQTKQASNLLQKARDLYQRRNDANGVARVEAMLQQL; this comes from the coding sequence GTGTACAAACGCATATCATTCGTGTTGGGTGTGCTTTTATGGGGATGTGTTACTGCTATACCCTCAGTAGCGCAAGCTCAGATTTTGGTTGTCCAGGCTAACAATGCAGAGTTAAAAAGATTGTTAGAGGATGGTAAGAGACTAGTAGATGCTGGTGATTATAACGGGGCGATCGCAGTTTATCAACAAGCAGCAGCTTTAGAACCGAAAAATCCCAAAATTTATTCAGGAATTGGGTATTTATACGCACAACAGGGAAATTTCCCCGCAGCACTAGCAGCATACCGCAGAGCGATCGCGATTAACCCGAACAATAGTGATTTTTTCTATGCCGTAGGTTACATCAAAGGCAACATGAGTGATACTAAGGGTGCTAGAGAAGCTTACCGTCGTGCCATCCAATTGAACCGCAATAATGTTAATGCTTATATAGGTTTAGGTGTTACCCAATCTCGGATGGGAGACTTCAAAGCAGCGAATTGGGCATTTGAGCAAGCAATTAAGATTGATAGGAACAATGCCCAAACTTACGAGTTTATGGCCGCCATGTATAAACAACGTCGGCAAACTAAACAAGCCAGCAACCTTCTACAAAAAGCCCGTGACTTGTACCAAAGACGCAATGATGCAAATGGTGTGGCTAGGGTAGAGGCTATGCTACAACAGTTATAG
- a CDS encoding ABC transporter ATP-binding protein produces MTAAVLLENVYKLYNNVPVVNDLSFNIEAGEIFALLGPNGAGKSTTIRMLTTLTKPSQGRMEVAGYDVVRQPTLAKRNIGVVLQQISVDGDLSVWENMELHGRLHHIANPQRQRLINQWLEYVELVDRRDSLVKTLSGGMKRRLQIARALLHQPQILFLDEPTVGLDPQTRRRLWEIIRDLNKQGMTMLLTTHYMDEVEFLCDAFGSAKPGRIGIMDGGKLISLGTLKQLRSVHGEGLVTKQLSVTDAGNDSSRGWEYLFFPTLEEANNYLNQQPDKTGMMVRPSNLEDIFVELTGRQLN; encoded by the coding sequence AGCTGGGGAAATCTTCGCTCTCCTTGGCCCCAACGGTGCAGGTAAATCGACTACAATTCGGATGCTAACTACACTTACAAAACCATCCCAAGGACGGATGGAAGTTGCTGGTTATGATGTGGTGCGTCAACCGACGTTAGCAAAGCGGAATATTGGTGTTGTTTTGCAACAAATTAGCGTCGATGGTGATTTGAGCGTGTGGGAAAATATGGAACTGCATGGCAGGTTACATCATATTGCTAACCCACAGCGACAGCGATTAATTAATCAATGGTTGGAATATGTTGAACTTGTAGACAGACGCGACAGTTTGGTAAAAACTCTGTCTGGGGGGATGAAACGACGGCTGCAAATAGCTAGGGCTTTATTACATCAACCACAAATTTTATTTTTAGATGAACCCACAGTGGGACTAGATCCTCAAACTCGTCGCCGCCTGTGGGAAATTATTCGGGACTTAAATAAACAAGGAATGACGATGTTATTAACGACTCATTACATGGATGAGGTGGAATTTTTATGTGACGCTTTTGGCTCTGCTAAACCAGGACGCATCGGTATTATGGATGGTGGCAAGTTAATTTCTTTAGGAACTTTAAAGCAACTGCGTTCTGTTCATGGTGAAGGTTTAGTAACGAAACAGTTGAGTGTTACCGATGCAGGTAATGATAGTTCACGAGGTTGGGAATATTTATTTTTCCCTACTTTGGAAGAGGCAAACAATTATCTAAATCAACAGCCAGATAAAACTGGGATGATGGTGCGTCCCTCTAACTTAGAAGATATTTTTGTCGAGTTAACTGGAAGGCAGTTAAATTAA